The sequence CCCGAAAAGATATTGCAGAACGAGATCCGCATCCGTTTTGTCCACGTCACCATCCTTGTCGACATCGCCTGCGAGCTTTGTAGACACAGTGATGACAACATGTCCGCTGTCATTGACCGAAGTGTCCTGCGGACAAGAAGCCGTGCAGGTTAGAGTTATGCTCATATTTGAACCAGTAGTGTTGGAAGGAGCCGTGTAGGTGGGATTCTGACTGGCAGCGCTCGGCGAAAATGAACCGCCTTTGCCGCCATCAGACCACACATAGGACACACTGTGCCCGCGTGAATCCACCGCTGTCGCGGAGCATGTGGTCGAACCGCCGGAGTCGATCGTCGAATCACTGACGGCTGGCTCGCTGGTAAATGATACCGTGTGCACCGGCAAAATCGTCAGCGGCGTGAATGTCGGAGTTCCTGACCCGCCGGTGACAGTGCCGCTCAAACCGAACTCCTCCGTCGTTACAGTCGATGGCGCAGTGAAAGCAATCGAGCTGACTATTTCCAGTGTGTCGGCACTGCTGACATAGCATGTGATTGAAATTGTGCGAGTGGATGAATTCCATTCGGCAAAAAACAACCCCGCGACACTCGAACCCTGGGTGACGCATGCCAGTCCGCTTCCTGAAGGTGCAGTGTCAACTGTGACATCGTCCGGGACAGTGACATACAACGTCGCCGAAGTAATGCCGGCAGCGTTCTGGATGACGATGGGCGGCGTCGCGGCGTCCTCACCTGCTGTAACAGTCAGGCTGGAGGGGTTGAAAGTGACCTGAGGCACCGCAGCAGCAACTGCAACAGAAAGCAGTGCGATTGCAAATGCGGCAAGCGCAAATGCCTTTATAAAGCAAAGTGGTCTCATTGCGAATTGTTTCCTCCCATTACGGTATTGCAAAAACTGAATCATTATATAATATCGGCAGGTGAAATCGCTATGGACAGGCCGCCATAGGCAATTTGGCCAATATTCAAAAAAAGCGTGGGGTCAGATCGACCCCACGCATATACA comes from bacterium and encodes:
- a CDS encoding dockerin type I domain-containing protein, which codes for MRPLCFIKAFALAAFAIALLSVAVAAAVPQVTFNPSSLTVTAGEDAATPPIVIQNAAGITSATLYVTVPDDVTVDTAPSGSGLACVTQGSSVAGLFFAEWNSSTRTISITCYVSSADTLEIVSSIAFTAPSTVTTEEFGLSGTVTGGSGTPTFTPLTILPVHTVSFTSEPAVSDSTIDSGGSTTCSATAVDSRGHSVSYVWSDGGKGGSFSPSAASQNPTYTAPSNTTGSNMSITLTCTASCPQDTSVNDSGHVVITVSTKLAGDVDKDGDVDKTDADLVLQYLFGDIAKTAEMDANSDGSVTIADAQWILAHQQSGS